A single Crateriforma conspicua DNA region contains:
- a CDS encoding SDR family oxidoreductase gives MSTATPDLSRVLVCGATGYVGGRLVGRLLEKGYRVTCLVRSPEKLTKFAWFRHERLRVVEGELEDPAATENALADVHAAYYLVHSMQSAKGEYAKRDRELAVSFRQAAEASACKRIIYLGGLGELGPDLSQHLDSRREVGEILQAGAVPTTVFRAAMIIGSGSASFETLRYLVERLPVMVTPKWVKTETQPVAIRDVLRYLVECLEVPETIGRTLDIGGPDVMTYQEIMQVMAEKLKLRRRIIFPVPVLTPRLSSLWIGLVTPVSASIARPLAEGLKNRTVCRNDDSVRLIPGERLGVESAIDAALGKTNRGEIETRWSTAGQMPGDPDWAGGTTLTDQRQTVVEGSAQQTFAEIRSIGGANGYWGAGFLWHVRGWMDQAIGGPGLRRGRRHPTDLHYGEAVDFWRVTRLIPNERLTLRAEMKLPGEAELDFQLQPQEIDSTLLVMTARFRPRGLLGLAYWYAVYPLHGFVFPVMLRGIARNVQSAKSR, from the coding sequence ATGTCGACAGCAACCCCTGATCTTTCTCGAGTGTTGGTTTGTGGTGCTACCGGATATGTGGGCGGTCGATTGGTGGGACGACTGCTGGAAAAGGGTTACCGAGTGACCTGCTTGGTTCGCAGTCCCGAAAAGCTGACAAAATTCGCGTGGTTTCGTCATGAACGATTGCGTGTCGTGGAAGGCGAACTGGAAGACCCCGCTGCGACCGAAAACGCATTGGCGGATGTGCATGCCGCCTACTACTTGGTTCATTCGATGCAGTCGGCCAAGGGGGAATATGCCAAACGTGATCGAGAGCTGGCTGTTTCGTTTCGGCAAGCCGCGGAAGCCTCGGCTTGCAAACGGATCATCTATCTGGGCGGGCTCGGCGAACTCGGACCTGATCTGTCGCAACACTTGGACAGCCGTCGTGAAGTCGGCGAGATCTTGCAAGCGGGCGCGGTACCAACGACGGTCTTTCGTGCCGCCATGATCATCGGTTCTGGTTCGGCTTCGTTCGAAACATTGCGGTATCTAGTCGAACGGTTGCCCGTGATGGTGACACCTAAATGGGTCAAAACCGAAACGCAACCGGTCGCCATTCGCGATGTGCTGCGATACTTGGTCGAGTGTTTGGAAGTTCCGGAAACGATCGGCCGGACGTTGGACATTGGCGGGCCGGACGTGATGACTTATCAAGAAATCATGCAAGTCATGGCGGAGAAGCTGAAACTAAGGCGACGGATCATCTTTCCGGTTCCCGTGTTGACCCCACGGCTGAGCAGTTTGTGGATCGGATTGGTCACGCCCGTCAGTGCCAGCATTGCTCGTCCACTGGCCGAAGGACTGAAGAACCGGACGGTTTGTCGTAACGATGATTCGGTGCGGCTGATTCCCGGCGAAAGACTGGGGGTCGAATCGGCGATCGATGCGGCGCTGGGAAAAACGAATCGAGGCGAGATCGAGACCCGTTGGTCCACCGCGGGGCAAATGCCGGGCGACCCCGACTGGGCCGGCGGTACGACGCTGACCGATCAACGCCAAACGGTGGTGGAAGGTTCGGCCCAACAAACATTTGCCGAAATACGTTCGATCGGTGGTGCCAATGGCTATTGGGGCGCCGGTTTCCTATGGCACGTTCGCGGCTGGATGGATCAAGCGATCGGAGGCCCGGGGTTGCGACGCGGACGCCGGCATCCGACCGACTTGCACTATGGCGAAGCGGTCGATTTTTGGAGAGTCACCCGATTGATTCCAAACGAACGGCTGACACTACGGGCGGAAATGAAATTACCGGGGGAAGCCGAACTGGATTTCCAGTTACAGCCACAGGAAATCGATTCGACGCTGCTGGTAATGACGGCTCGGTTTCGACCGCGGGGCCTGTTGGGGCTGGCCTACTGGTATGCCGTTTACCCGCTACACGGTTTCGTCTTTCCCGTCATGCTGCGAGGAATCGCAAGGAATGTACAGTCGGCCAAGTCACGCTGA
- a CDS encoding carbon storage regulator yields MLVLSRKVGQEILIPELGVVIQVTSTGSSKVQLGVQAPRDVRILRGELAESDRQAEDFSCRKPRASTVSEYLRSSPSGESTTPKDAENGVARRVRETSVGYRIDGLDDQEWTTGLTAAPASVPA; encoded by the coding sequence ATGTTGGTTCTGTCTCGAAAAGTCGGCCAAGAGATCCTGATTCCCGAGCTGGGAGTCGTCATTCAGGTGACCAGCACGGGGTCATCGAAAGTCCAATTGGGCGTTCAGGCGCCACGCGACGTTCGAATCTTGCGTGGCGAGCTTGCCGAATCGGATCGGCAGGCCGAGGATTTTTCATGTCGCAAGCCGCGGGCTTCGACCGTTTCCGAATACCTTCGGTCTTCGCCGTCGGGCGAATCCACGACGCCCAAGGACGCGGAGAATGGCGTAGCACGTCGTGTTCGCGAAACGTCGGTCGGTTATCGAATCGATGGTCTTGACGATCAAGAATGGACCACCGGGCTGACGGCAGCGCCGGCAAGTGTTCCCGCTTAG